Proteins from a genomic interval of Zingiber officinale cultivar Zhangliang chromosome 2A, Zo_v1.1, whole genome shotgun sequence:
- the LOC122043757 gene encoding indole-3-acetaldehyde oxidase-like: MRAPGQVQGSYIAEAIIERVASFLSLDVDVVRKRNLHTYESLKFFYGSSSGEAPEYTLPAIVDELFTSASYFNRLEMVLHFNSCNKWKKRGISWVPIVYEVEPMPTPGKVSILNDGSIVVEVGGIEIGQGLWTKVKQMAAFGLEQLWDEEKKYLLDRVRIIQADTLSLVQGGLTAGSTKSEASCEAVRLACSILVSRLKPLKQSLEEQMGSISWDTLITQANLQYVNLSASTFWVADDTSSYLNYGAAISEVEIDVLTGATTILRADLTYDCGQSLSPAVDLGQVEGSFVQGIGFFVLLILFNI, from the exons ATGCGAGCACCAGGGCAGGTACAGGGATCTTACATTGCTGAAGCTATTATTGAGCGTGTAGCATCTTTCCTGTCCTTGGATGTCGATGTTGTGAGAAAAAGAAATTtgcatacatatgaaagcctgaAGTTTTTTTATGGAAGTAGCAGTGGAGAAGCTCCGGAATATACTTTACCTGCTATAGTTGATGAGTTGTTTACATCTGCAAGCTACTTCAATCGTCTTGAAATGGTATTGCATTTCAATAGTTGCAACAAATGGAAAAAACGAGGGATTTCTTGGGTACCAATTGTATATGAAGTGGAACCAATGCCAACACCAGGGAAAGTATCCATTCTAAATGATGGTTCAATTGTTGTTGAAGTCGGAGGAATTGAAATAGGCCAGGGACTGTGGACAAAGGTGAAGCAAATGGCTGCATTCGGTCTTGAACAGCTATGGGATGAAGAGAAAAAATATCTTTTGGATAGGGTTAGAATCATTCAAGCAGATACTCTGAGTTTGGTTCAGGGAGGTTTAACTGCTGGAAGCACCAAATCTGAAGCAAGCTGCGAAGCAGTTCGTCTAGCATGCTCTATTCTAGTCAGCAGATTAAAGCCTCTTAAGCAAAGTTTGGAAGAGCAAATGGGATCAATTTCATGGGACACCCTTATTACCCAG GCAAATTTGCAATATGTGAACTTATCAGCGAGTACATTTTGGGTTGCTGACGATACTTCATCATATCTAAATTATGGGGCTGCTATAAGCGAG GTAGAAATTGATGTTCTCACTGGAGCTACTACGATATTGAGAGCAGACCTTACATATGACTGCGGACAGAGCTTGAGTCCTGCCGTGGATCTAGgacag GTTGAAGGGTCTTTTGTTCAAGGAATTGGATTTTTTGTCCTATTGATTTTGTTCAATAtataa